One Syntrophorhabdaceae bacterium genomic window, GGCCACTTATGAAGATCACTTTGATGTCAGGTTTGAGTGCACGTATCTCGTTATAAGCTTCCCGTCCGTTTTTCTTGGGCATGACCGAGTCGAGGATCAGAAGTTGTACCGTATCGGCTTTTTTGCACTGTTTCACCGCGTCGTGACCATCAATCGCCGTGATTGTCACATATCCATAGTGTGTAAGCACTTTATCGATAAGCTCCCTTACTGCCTCGTTATCCTCTGCGATTAGAACGATCTCCTGGCCTCCCTTAATGGGCGCTGCTATGGATGTTTCTTCCTTTGAGGCTCCCTCTGCCACAGGAAGGTAGATGCGGAAGGTCGTTCCTATGTGCGGTTCACTGTATACCGTAATATAGCCGTCATGCTGCTTTACTATTCCGTAGACGGTGGACAGTCCGAGACCCGTTCCTCGTCCCGCTTCCTTTGTGGTAAAGAAAGGATCAAAGATCCTTTTCTGCATCGTTTCATCCATTCCCACGCCGGTATCGGAGACAGAGAGAAGCGCGTATCGTCCGGATTTTCCGTAACCGTGGAGACGTTGGAACTCGTCGTCCAGGTCAATAAGCTGTGTCTCTATGGTAAAAGTACCGCCCTGCGGCATTGCGTCGCTGGCGTTCGTGGCTAGATTAAAGAGAATCTGATCGATCTGCGTTGCATCGGCCATGATAATAATGTCCTCAGCGGCAAGGTATGTCTCAATAGTCATATCCTCGGTGAGGAGGCGCCCGAGAAGCTTCTCCGTCCCCCTGATGATCTTGTGCAGACTGACGGGCTCAAGTCTGATTCTTTGTTGCCTGCTGAAGGCGAGAAGGTTCTGCACGAGTTCGGCGGCCTTCTGCGAAGCCGCCAGAATCTGGGCCACATAACCCAGGGATCTGCCATGCGCGACGTCCATTTGCAGAAGAGTGGCATATCCTATAAGTGCTGTAAGGATATTGTTAAAGTCATGGGCAATGCCCCCTGCTAAGGTGCCGATGGCTTCCATTTTCTGTGCCTGATAAAGTTGGGCTTCAAGGCGCGCCTTCTCTTGCCCGGCCCGTTTCAGATCTGTTATGTCGACTAACGATGCCACGCTTCTGTCCGTACCTGGGATCATGTCTATAACCAAATACATATCACGCACTTCTCCGGTTAGTGTGACGAACTGCAATCCATATTGCCTTGGAACGGCTTCAGCGTTCTTACGACGTAGATGATGTAAAGCCAACATCCTGCCCTGATCTTCTTTGGATACAAATTCGGTCCAGCTCTTCCTGCCTTCAATTTCCTCCTTGGTGTAACCGGCCAGGCGTTCAAACTCACTATTGCAGAAACTGATTGTCGTGTCATTCTCGATAATCATCGTCGCGGTTCCGGTGTTTTCAAAGAGCGTACGGTAGCGTTTTTCAGACTCGGATAGTTTGATTTCTGACTGCTTCCGGTCTGTGATGTCCTGGTTTACTCCGTATCTCTTAATGAGGCGACCCGAAGCATCCTTAGCGGCCGTTGCTCGTACCACGATATGGCGCACTTTACCATCGCGCCGAACAATACGGTGCTCTATATCGGGAGGGGATTCGGCAGGGCATCTGGCGAGATTCTGCCGCACGGCTTGAGATTGACGCAGCCTATCGTCAGGATGTACGAACCGTTCTGTATATTCGTCCCGGGTCATCCGGTATCCGCCTTCGCGCTCGGCGGTTGTCCCGTAAAAGGCATAAAACGCATCATTAAATATCAACACATTTTCGAGTGGATCAAGCTCCCAGTACACGATATTGGCAAGGCGCATGCCCTGCGATAACTGAAGCTCGCTCGCGCGCACGGCTTCTTCCATCTGTTTGCGTTTAGTAATGTCGCACACCACGCCGATCACATGCGGTTCACCTGCGGCGTCACGGTAGAGCGTTTTTGTCGTCTCGATTGATAGGATACCGCCATTTGAATCGGTTATTTGTTCTTCACTGATGTCTTGTTTCCCGGTCTCGAACACACGTCCTGCGCTTGTTATGAAAAGTTCAGCCTGCTTCTCTGGAAAAAGATCACGTGGGGTTTTTCCCAGCCACCGTTCGAGCGGTATTCCGGATTGTTCGCAAAGCGCCTTGTTGACGAAAACATGCCTGTATTGTCGATCAAGAATGAAGACTGG contains:
- a CDS encoding PAS domain S-box protein, coding for MVYSNRRAKIRSLVSTQREAPQCSPAKQRNSGRTNVDADSPITFFEYSESILDCLGDPVFILDRQYRHVFVNKALCEQSGIPLERWLGKTPRDLFPEKQAELFITSAGRVFETGKQDISEEQITDSNGGILSIETTKTLYRDAAGEPHVIGVVCDITKRKQMEEAVRASELQLSQGMRLANIVYWELDPLENVLIFNDAFYAFYGTTAEREGGYRMTRDEYTERFVHPDDRLRQSQAVRQNLARCPAESPPDIEHRIVRRDGKVRHIVVRATAAKDASGRLIKRYGVNQDITDRKQSEIKLSESEKRYRTLFENTGTATMIIENDTTISFCNSEFERLAGYTKEEIEGRKSWTEFVSKEDQGRMLALHHLRRKNAEAVPRQYGLQFVTLTGEVRDMYLVIDMIPGTDRSVASLVDITDLKRAGQEKARLEAQLYQAQKMEAIGTLAGGIAHDFNNILTALIGYATLLQMDVAHGRSLGYVAQILAASQKAAELVQNLLAFSRQQRIRLEPVSLHKIIRGTEKLLGRLLTEDMTIETYLAAEDIIIMADATQIDQILFNLATNASDAMPQGGTFTIETQLIDLDDEFQRLHGYGKSGRYALLSVSDTGVGMDETMQKRIFDPFFTTKEAGRGTGLGLSTVYGIVKQHDGYITVYSEPHIGTTFRIYLPVAEGASKEETSIAAPIKGGQEIVLIAEDNEAVRELIDKVLTHYGYVTITAIDGHDAVKQCKKADTVQLLILDSVMPKKNGREAYNEIRALKPDIKVIFISGHTRDVVLDKGIKDGEFGFLQKPISPTTLLRKVREVLDNAHN